In one Bacillus sp. PK3_68 genomic region, the following are encoded:
- a CDS encoding DUF2512 family protein, whose protein sequence is MTKHLTALLMKFVALTAILYIALGVIMDTPITDILIMGLVLTVVSYILGDLMILPAAGNSIAVFSDIVLAAVLLWIMGNAMDNSAGAFVNALAVAFFLGIGEWFFHNYMQEKVLETRLKDPEHT, encoded by the coding sequence ATGACTAAGCATTTAACTGCGCTGCTTATGAAGTTTGTTGCTTTAACAGCTATCCTATACATTGCTCTGGGAGTTATCATGGATACTCCGATAACAGATATACTTATTATGGGATTAGTATTAACGGTCGTCTCGTATATCCTTGGGGATCTAATGATCTTACCGGCGGCGGGAAACTCAATAGCTGTTTTTAGCGATATTGTCCTTGCCGCTGTACTTTTATGGATAATGGGCAATGCAATGGATAACAGTGCTGGTGCATTTGTGAATGCTCTTGCCGTTGCATTCTTTTTAGGAATCGGTGAGTGGTTCTTCCATAATTACATGCAGGAGAAAGTATTAGAAACGCGACTGAAAGATCCGGAGCATACGTGA
- a CDS encoding DUF948 domain-containing protein: protein MAIIGWISLAIVIGALIYLGISGFSTYKSMKPKIDHLEAVSERLKVKQETIQSETEKLKATQEHIKQDIEEKKEAVLFTVDEAKKTPESLKQLGTALNIMNENVKLKLPVPKRKKQAETI, encoded by the coding sequence ATGGCGATTATCGGGTGGATTAGCCTGGCTATCGTTATCGGAGCATTGATTTACCTAGGTATTTCCGGATTCAGCACTTATAAATCAATGAAACCGAAGATCGATCATTTGGAGGCGGTATCGGAGCGGCTAAAAGTAAAACAAGAGACCATTCAGTCAGAAACAGAAAAGCTGAAAGCCACACAAGAACATATCAAACAAGATATCGAAGAAAAAAAGGAAGCGGTATTATTCACAGTAGATGAAGCAAAAAAAACACCGGAATCCCTTAAGCAACTTGGAACAGCGTTAAATATTATGAACGAAAACGTAAAGTTGAAGCTGCCGGTTCCTAAGCGAAAAAAACAGGCAGAAACTATTTAA
- a CDS encoding DNA-3-methyladenine glycosylase, with product MEQRAEFTPFDKSFFQQPTLQLAKALLGCLLVKETQEGTAAGFIVETEAYKGPMDRAAHSFNNRRTKRTEIMFHEAGHVYTYVMHTHCLVNVVSAEKDIPEAVLIRAVEPYEGIDLMIERRGGTSLKNLTSGPGKLTKALNITMEDYGRRFDEPPLYIGKGFTPKEISTGPRIGIDNSGEAKEYPWRFWVTGNAFVSR from the coding sequence ATGGAGCAAAGAGCAGAGTTTACGCCGTTCGATAAATCGTTCTTTCAGCAGCCGACATTGCAACTAGCCAAGGCGCTTTTGGGCTGTTTGTTAGTAAAAGAGACGCAGGAAGGAACAGCAGCTGGGTTCATTGTAGAAACAGAGGCCTATAAAGGACCGATGGACCGGGCGGCACACAGCTTCAATAACCGGCGGACGAAACGAACAGAAATTATGTTTCATGAGGCTGGACATGTCTATACGTACGTAATGCACACTCATTGTCTTGTGAATGTTGTATCTGCAGAAAAAGACATACCAGAAGCGGTACTAATCCGAGCAGTGGAACCTTACGAGGGGATTGATTTAATGATCGAGAGAAGGGGAGGAACCTCTCTGAAAAACCTGACAAGCGGGCCGGGAAAATTAACCAAAGCATTAAACATTACAATGGAAGATTACGGCCGCCGTTTTGACGAACCACCTCTCTACATTGGAAAAGGGTTTACACCTAAAGAAATTTCAACGGGACCGCGCATTGGTATTGATAATTCGGGAGAGGCGAAAGAATACCCGTGGCGATTCTGGGTGACAGGCAATGCATTTGTATCAAGGTAG
- a CDS encoding general stress protein, with translation MLNHNNEKRIVGVYDDHTEAIEAIEDLKRQGYNSEEISVISKERDDVEYVEETTDTKAEEGAATGAATGGILGGLAGVAAGAGALAIPGIGPIVAAGPIVAGLTGAAAGAGAGGLTGALIGLGIPEEDADRYNEYVKQGKMLVLVDRDAGIANTGTHDLGTATDRTVIRGDHDLHDMNSDSRLDNRGL, from the coding sequence ATGTTAAACCATAATAATGAAAAGCGAATTGTTGGTGTTTATGATGATCACACTGAAGCTATTGAAGCTATTGAAGATTTGAAACGCCAAGGCTATAATTCAGAAGAAATTTCCGTCATCAGTAAAGAGCGCGATGATGTCGAATATGTGGAAGAAACCACGGATACGAAAGCAGAAGAGGGAGCAGCTACAGGAGCAGCTACAGGAGGCATTCTTGGTGGATTGGCCGGCGTAGCAGCCGGAGCTGGAGCGCTGGCTATACCTGGTATTGGTCCAATCGTGGCAGCTGGTCCGATTGTAGCTGGTTTGACTGGTGCAGCGGCCGGAGCCGGAGCTGGCGGTTTAACGGGCGCATTGATCGGCCTCGGCATTCCTGAAGAGGATGCCGATCGCTACAATGAATATGTCAAACAAGGAAAAATGCTCGTACTGGTAGATCGTGATGCTGGCATAGCTAACACAGGCACCCATGATCTTGGAACAGCCACAGACAGAACGGTTATCAGAGGAGATCATGATCTTCACGACATGAATTCAGATAGTCGTTTGGATAACAGAGGGCTATAA